Proteins co-encoded in one Prescottella sp. R16 genomic window:
- a CDS encoding Ig-like domain-containing protein, translating to MATRASKRLAAPFVVLISALALIWGMAGAASADSPPPSSSGDKTADNLGWNTEVYAVNGTVGAGNVLNPGDTVTYRSNIWENSKAGGFLNLGRYMTALRHNAPTGFQYLNSEVSMGASVTDEGDDGVKAVCSGNGCSSVPVIGGGGFFVKGSTVLRFSVTYKVPDNFVPGDYNSGFVFDVYSFTNQQGSNSAGAWVRVVDNRETTTTTVTAPATAGRGSEVPLTATISPAGATGTVQFFEGANPIGDPVAVNGGTATLAHTFTEMGTYDISAKFTATGLFHDSEGAATQIEVGNVVTQTALSVPASAEAGANVTFEANVSPADAQGTVQFVVNGTNVGNPVQVDAGKATLNHRFDDPGNFAVTANFAGGYGYADSAATAQQVAVDYGAWQTTTVVVEPVTAEAGSPTNLMATVRPIPTGGDVVFRVDGTEVGRVAVGTADGVAVLEHTFADAGSYPVVAAFEGTEGFSASTSAEFTATVAPTAPVLTAVDANLNVQGLSVVGQTVTLTATVNPADAQGTVQFYRGTEAIGAPIAVVDGKATATTTLDFEGTQLLSAKFVGGDGYRDTVSNTVVLNVSAAPEAPEGGAGSLGSLLEGPLAGLFAGSLGG from the coding sequence ATGGCAACTCGCGCGTCCAAGCGACTCGCAGCGCCGTTCGTGGTCCTGATCAGTGCCCTCGCACTGATCTGGGGTATGGCCGGTGCGGCGAGCGCAGATTCACCCCCGCCCTCGTCGTCGGGGGACAAGACGGCCGACAACCTCGGTTGGAACACCGAGGTCTACGCCGTCAACGGTACTGTCGGCGCCGGCAACGTCCTCAACCCGGGAGATACGGTCACGTATCGCTCGAACATCTGGGAGAACTCCAAGGCCGGTGGCTTCCTGAACCTCGGCCGCTACATGACTGCACTGCGTCACAACGCGCCCACTGGGTTCCAATACCTCAATTCGGAGGTATCGATGGGTGCTTCTGTCACCGACGAGGGTGACGACGGCGTCAAAGCAGTCTGCAGTGGAAACGGATGCAGCTCGGTGCCGGTCATCGGCGGAGGTGGATTCTTCGTCAAGGGCAGCACCGTTCTACGGTTCAGCGTCACATACAAGGTGCCGGACAACTTCGTTCCGGGCGATTACAACAGTGGTTTCGTGTTCGATGTCTACTCGTTCACGAATCAGCAGGGCAGCAATTCGGCCGGCGCCTGGGTCCGTGTCGTCGACAACCGCGAGACCACCACGACCACGGTGACCGCTCCCGCGACCGCGGGCCGGGGCAGCGAAGTGCCTCTGACCGCCACGATCTCACCGGCCGGTGCCACGGGCACGGTGCAGTTCTTCGAGGGCGCGAACCCGATCGGTGACCCGGTTGCAGTCAACGGCGGAACTGCCACGCTGGCGCACACTTTCACCGAGATGGGCACGTACGACATCTCCGCGAAGTTCACGGCCACGGGCCTGTTCCACGACTCCGAGGGTGCCGCAACGCAGATCGAGGTCGGCAATGTTGTCACCCAGACGGCTCTGAGTGTCCCGGCCTCCGCCGAGGCGGGTGCGAACGTGACCTTCGAAGCGAACGTCAGCCCGGCCGACGCGCAGGGCACCGTGCAGTTCGTCGTCAACGGCACCAACGTCGGCAACCCGGTGCAGGTCGATGCCGGTAAGGCCACGCTGAACCACCGTTTCGACGATCCGGGTAACTTCGCGGTCACCGCGAACTTCGCCGGCGGCTACGGCTACGCCGACTCCGCTGCCACCGCGCAGCAGGTCGCTGTCGACTACGGCGCCTGGCAGACCACCACGGTCGTCGTCGAGCCGGTGACCGCGGAGGCCGGCAGCCCCACCAACCTGATGGCCACGGTCCGCCCGATCCCGACCGGCGGTGACGTCGTCTTCCGCGTCGACGGCACCGAGGTCGGGCGCGTCGCGGTCGGTACCGCCGACGGTGTCGCGGTTCTCGAGCACACGTTCGCCGACGCCGGCAGCTACCCGGTCGTCGCGGCTTTCGAAGGCACCGAGGGCTTCTCGGCATCGACGTCCGCGGAGTTCACCGCCACGGTCGCCCCGACCGCGCCGGTGCTCACCGCTGTCGACGCGAACCTGAACGTTCAGGGCCTCTCGGTAGTCGGGCAGACGGTCACCCTGACCGCCACCGTGAACCCGGCCGACGCGCAGGGCACCGTCCAGTTCTACCGCGGCACCGAGGCGATCGGCGCGCCGATCGCGGTCGTCGACGGCAAGGCCACCGCCACCACCACCCTCGACTTCGAGGGCACTCAGCTGCTCAGCGCCAAGTTCGTCGGCGGTGACGGCTACCGCGACACCGTCTCGAACACGGTGGTGCTCAACGTGTCCGCGGCTCCCGAGGCCCCCGAGGGTGGCGCCGGCAGCCTCGGATCGCTGCTGGAAGGCCCGCTGGCCGGGCTGTTCGCCGGATCGCTGGGGGGCTGA
- a CDS encoding Ig-like domain-containing protein, with product MSSKLYRTIAPLAVGAMVASGAALFVAAPASAEPTTTTFKNACRASPSSSLAGGPQDQVQEASVTVDAPTSVAPGEEFDVFITPSPISVPNDPGSGASMTNVSRLKIDVAMPENAQFLGGEVVPNTSSGLSGVAPNVLVVNEQGNVDPNGTIIRLSGDNQTIGNGPSSSKNSEGGIKVNKNGGANTIFQLPQVKARLKAGATGEIHMKLRTAGTAGNFANDANFMTFLPRVSAPLVGTVWAPTQCTPRDSIGGPLNAGAGPLATVQIQRAVVDTVTHLDGPSAVTNGGEFTLNATVVPTPDDGQVQFTRDGQDVGAPVDLVNGKASLTETLDADGDYVYEAKFLGSEFSNASAGSKTVNVTSQDIATTTSVTGPAQDAYRGEPVNLTAKVEPGVSGGTVTFEVDGTAVGTAEVKDDGAAVLPYTFDANGTHRVIARYSGTDGVSPSVSAQYPVSVTEAPAADVATTVTVDPVAATAKGQQVTLTARVAPGSAHGTVQFKLGDALLGGPVRVDQNGVATVTTFFQNPGEFVVSAQFTADAGFIDSAADPVDVTVTGDPDTIPTPGGGGGLGSLGDLFGGFGS from the coding sequence ATGAGTTCCAAGCTGTACCGCACCATCGCGCCGCTCGCGGTGGGGGCGATGGTCGCCTCGGGTGCGGCACTGTTCGTGGCCGCTCCCGCCTCGGCGGAGCCGACCACGACGACGTTCAAGAACGCGTGTCGCGCGTCGCCGTCGTCGAGTCTCGCCGGTGGTCCGCAGGACCAGGTGCAGGAGGCGTCGGTGACGGTCGATGCCCCGACGAGTGTGGCACCGGGGGAGGAGTTCGACGTGTTCATCACGCCGTCCCCGATCTCGGTTCCGAACGATCCGGGATCCGGGGCCAGCATGACCAACGTGTCGCGTCTCAAGATCGACGTCGCGATGCCGGAGAATGCGCAGTTCCTCGGCGGTGAGGTGGTGCCGAACACCAGTTCCGGGCTGTCCGGTGTGGCACCCAACGTGCTCGTCGTCAACGAGCAGGGCAACGTGGATCCGAACGGCACGATCATCCGGTTGTCGGGCGACAACCAGACCATCGGCAACGGCCCGAGTTCGTCGAAGAACTCCGAGGGCGGCATCAAGGTGAACAAGAATGGAGGGGCGAACACGATCTTCCAGCTGCCGCAGGTCAAGGCCCGGCTCAAGGCCGGGGCAACGGGTGAGATCCACATGAAGCTGCGGACGGCGGGGACCGCGGGCAACTTCGCCAACGACGCCAACTTCATGACTTTCCTGCCCCGGGTGAGCGCGCCCCTCGTCGGAACCGTCTGGGCGCCGACGCAGTGCACCCCGCGGGACAGCATCGGCGGTCCGCTCAACGCCGGTGCCGGCCCGCTCGCCACGGTGCAGATCCAGCGCGCCGTCGTCGACACCGTCACCCATCTGGACGGCCCGAGTGCGGTGACCAACGGCGGCGAGTTCACCCTCAACGCGACGGTGGTGCCGACGCCGGACGACGGGCAGGTGCAGTTCACCCGTGACGGGCAGGACGTCGGTGCACCGGTCGATCTGGTGAACGGCAAGGCCTCGCTGACCGAGACGCTCGACGCCGACGGCGACTACGTCTACGAGGCGAAGTTCCTGGGCTCGGAGTTCTCGAACGCGTCGGCGGGTTCGAAGACGGTCAACGTGACGTCGCAGGACATCGCGACCACGACGTCGGTGACGGGTCCGGCACAGGATGCCTACCGGGGTGAGCCGGTGAACCTGACCGCGAAGGTCGAGCCGGGTGTCTCGGGTGGCACGGTGACGTTCGAGGTGGACGGCACGGCGGTCGGTACGGCCGAGGTGAAGGACGACGGCGCCGCGGTGCTGCCGTACACGTTCGACGCGAACGGCACGCATCGGGTGATCGCCCGCTACTCGGGTACCGACGGTGTCTCCCCGTCGGTGTCGGCGCAGTACCCGGTGAGTGTGACCGAGGCACCGGCCGCGGACGTGGCCACCACGGTCACGGTCGATCCGGTTGCGGCGACGGCGAAGGGGCAGCAGGTGACGCTCACGGCGCGGGTGGCCCCGGGTTCGGCCCACGGCACGGTGCAGTTCAAGCTCGGTGACGCGCTGCTCGGCGGACCGGTGCGGGTGGATCAGAACGGGGTCGCGACGGTGACGACGTTCTTCCAGAACCCGGGCGAGTTCGTGGTGTCGGCACAGTTCACGGCCGACGCCGGGTTCATCGACTCGGCCGCCGATCCGGTGGACGTCACCGTGACCGGTGATCCGGACACGATCCCGACTCCCGGTGGCGGGGGCGGGCTGGGCAGTCTCGGGGACCTGTTCGGGGGCTTCGGTTCCTGA
- a CDS encoding cutinase family protein — protein MGVKKSLAVLGASAATVFGSIVGMGTGVAQAAPECPNLQVVAIPGTWETTTDPGETRGPGMLAAVTNRLPASVGVEYVPYAATAFPWETEVYGASKRQAVDNARGVIADVAQRCGNTRFALVGYSQGADAAGDLAAEIGTGTSVVPPTRLAAVGLLSDPRRSETDILVGPPVVGNGAGGPRVGGFGWVTPQTRTFCVVGDLYCSTPKDDFVTRLAGFLAQNSSPQAQQSGRYVQEAVSIVQDLMAAGGMPTLQAESSDTATEDRAKKLDAFYRSQAHQDYANYVVDPYGNTATSWLSNWLRSMA, from the coding sequence ATGGGCGTGAAGAAGTCGCTGGCGGTTCTGGGCGCAAGTGCTGCAACGGTTTTCGGGTCGATTGTCGGTATGGGTACGGGAGTTGCGCAGGCCGCACCCGAATGTCCGAATCTGCAGGTCGTCGCGATCCCCGGTACGTGGGAGACCACCACCGATCCCGGCGAGACCCGTGGTCCGGGCATGCTCGCGGCGGTCACGAACCGCCTGCCGGCGTCGGTCGGTGTCGAGTACGTGCCGTATGCGGCCACCGCGTTCCCGTGGGAGACCGAGGTGTACGGGGCGTCCAAGCGTCAGGCCGTCGACAACGCCCGCGGCGTCATCGCCGACGTGGCACAGCGTTGCGGCAACACCCGGTTCGCGCTCGTCGGCTACAGCCAGGGCGCCGACGCCGCCGGCGATCTCGCCGCCGAGATCGGTACCGGGACCAGTGTGGTGCCGCCGACCCGGCTCGCCGCGGTCGGTCTGCTGTCCGATCCGCGCCGGTCCGAGACCGACATTCTGGTCGGCCCGCCGGTCGTCGGCAACGGTGCCGGGGGTCCCCGCGTCGGCGGTTTCGGATGGGTGACGCCGCAGACGCGCACGTTCTGTGTCGTCGGCGATCTGTACTGCTCCACACCCAAGGACGATTTCGTCACCCGGCTCGCCGGGTTCCTGGCGCAGAACTCGTCGCCGCAGGCCCAGCAGTCCGGACGCTACGTGCAGGAAGCCGTCTCGATCGTGCAGGACCTCATGGCCGCCGGCGGTATGCCGACGTTGCAGGCCGAGTCGTCCGACACGGCCACCGAGGATCGGGCGAAGAAGCTCGACGCGTTCTATCGTTCGCAGGCGCACCAGGACTACGCGAACTACGTCGTCGACCCCTACGGCAACACGGCCACGTCGTGGCTGTCGAACTGGTTGCGGTCGATGGCCTGA
- a CDS encoding SDR family oxidoreductase: MTRTALVTGASSGIGREVARALVARGYRVIGTSRTPSALQEDSRVPGVEYVPLDLEDRASIEACARTVGDVDVLVNNAGESQMGPLEELPQDAIDRLFQVNVLGAIQLTQLLLPGMRSRGYGRVVMVGSMLASFPLAFRSSYVATKCALKGFATAARRELSPFGVWLTTVEPGTIATGIGDRRSRYIDAGSPYSGDYETVSKAMSRNEGRGISAEKVAELVVTAIEADKPKPLYARGNMAPLVFTVRRLVPRAVTEKMTARFHGLR; this comes from the coding sequence ATGACCCGCACCGCACTCGTGACCGGCGCATCGTCCGGTATCGGCCGCGAGGTGGCCCGGGCGCTCGTCGCACGCGGCTACCGGGTGATCGGGACATCCCGCACCCCGTCTGCGCTGCAGGAGGATTCCCGCGTTCCGGGTGTCGAATACGTGCCCCTCGATCTCGAGGACCGGGCGAGTATCGAGGCGTGTGCCCGGACCGTCGGAGACGTGGACGTACTCGTCAACAATGCCGGGGAGAGCCAGATGGGGCCGCTCGAGGAACTACCGCAGGACGCGATCGACCGACTGTTCCAGGTGAACGTCCTGGGCGCGATCCAGCTGACGCAGCTGCTGCTGCCCGGGATGCGGAGCCGCGGCTACGGCCGCGTCGTGATGGTGGGGTCGATGCTCGCGAGTTTCCCGCTCGCATTCCGCTCGTCGTACGTCGCCACCAAATGTGCGCTGAAAGGGTTCGCCACCGCCGCCCGCCGGGAACTGAGCCCGTTCGGGGTGTGGCTCACCACCGTCGAACCCGGCACCATCGCCACCGGCATCGGCGACCGCCGCAGCCGGTACATCGACGCCGGCTCCCCCTACTCGGGCGACTACGAGACGGTGTCGAAGGCGATGTCGCGCAACGAGGGCCGTGGTATCAGTGCAGAGAAGGTGGCCGAACTGGTGGTGACCGCGATCGAGGCGGACAAACCGAAACCGCTGTACGCGCGCGGCAACATGGCGCCGCTGGTGTTCACCGTCCGCAGGCTCGTACCGCGCGCCGTCACCGAGAAGATGACGGCCCGCTTCCACGGGCTGAGATGA
- a CDS encoding FAD-binding dehydrogenase codes for MTEQADVIVVGAGLAGLVATHELVKAGRRVLVVDQENAENLGGQAFWSLGGLFLVDSPEQRRMGIKDSRDLALQDWLGSAGFDRDREDHWPRQWAEAYVDFAAGEKRAYLHDLGLRVMPNVGWAERGGGLATGHGNSVPRFHITWGTGPEVVRVFREPVLDAAARGQVTFRHRHRVDELIVEGGAAVGVRGTVLEPSTEPRGVKSSRTPAGEFELRAQAVIVTSGGIGGNPDLVKKNWPVDRLGRVPERMITGVPAHVDGRMLEITESAGGNIVNRDRMWHYTEGVVNWDPIWPDHAIRIIPGPSSLWLDATGKRLPVPLFPGFDTLATLKHILGTGHDHTWFVLTQSIIEKEFALSGSEQNPDLTGKDMKLLLGRVKKGAPGPVEAFKRKGVDFVVRDNLRDLVDDMNALTPDAPLAYEQVEREVIARDREMDNTFSKDMQVMAIRNARTYLPDKAIRVAKPHRLLDPDHGPLIAVRLNLLTRKTLGGLETDLDSQVIRPDGSVFDGLYAAGEVAGFGGGGVHGYNALEGTFLGGCIFSGRAAGRALGRSLR; via the coding sequence GTGACGGAACAAGCCGACGTCATCGTCGTCGGAGCAGGACTGGCGGGTCTGGTCGCGACCCACGAACTCGTGAAGGCCGGACGACGCGTCCTCGTCGTCGACCAGGAGAATGCGGAAAACCTGGGCGGACAAGCCTTCTGGTCGCTCGGCGGCCTGTTCCTCGTCGACAGTCCCGAGCAGCGGCGCATGGGCATCAAGGATTCCCGGGACCTCGCACTGCAGGACTGGCTGGGCAGCGCCGGCTTCGACCGTGATCGCGAGGACCACTGGCCCCGGCAGTGGGCCGAGGCCTACGTCGACTTCGCGGCCGGCGAGAAACGCGCCTACCTGCACGACCTGGGTCTGCGGGTGATGCCGAACGTCGGCTGGGCCGAACGCGGCGGCGGACTGGCCACCGGGCACGGCAACTCGGTGCCCCGCTTCCACATCACGTGGGGCACCGGCCCCGAGGTGGTGCGGGTGTTCCGGGAACCCGTGCTCGACGCCGCAGCGCGCGGGCAGGTCACCTTCCGCCACCGGCACCGGGTGGACGAGCTGATCGTCGAGGGCGGCGCCGCCGTCGGTGTACGCGGCACCGTGCTCGAGCCGTCCACCGAACCCCGCGGCGTGAAGTCGTCCCGCACGCCCGCAGGCGAATTCGAGCTGCGCGCCCAGGCCGTGATCGTCACCTCCGGCGGCATCGGCGGCAATCCCGACCTGGTGAAGAAGAACTGGCCCGTCGACCGGCTCGGCCGCGTCCCCGAACGAATGATCACCGGGGTGCCCGCGCACGTCGACGGCCGGATGCTCGAGATCACCGAGTCCGCGGGCGGCAACATCGTCAACCGGGACCGCATGTGGCACTACACCGAGGGCGTCGTCAACTGGGATCCGATCTGGCCCGACCACGCCATCCGGATCATCCCCGGCCCGTCGTCGCTGTGGCTCGACGCCACCGGCAAGCGCCTGCCGGTCCCGCTGTTCCCCGGCTTCGACACCCTCGCCACGCTGAAACACATCCTCGGTACCGGACACGACCACACGTGGTTCGTCCTCACCCAGTCCATCATCGAGAAGGAGTTCGCGCTGTCGGGCTCCGAACAGAACCCCGACCTCACCGGCAAGGACATGAAACTCCTTCTCGGACGAGTGAAGAAGGGGGCACCCGGACCGGTCGAGGCGTTCAAGCGCAAGGGCGTGGACTTCGTGGTCCGCGACAACCTGCGCGACCTGGTGGACGATATGAACGCCCTGACCCCGGATGCGCCGCTCGCATACGAGCAGGTCGAGCGTGAGGTGATCGCCCGCGACCGCGAAATGGACAACACCTTCTCCAAGGACATGCAGGTGATGGCGATCCGCAACGCCCGAACCTACCTACCCGACAAGGCGATCCGTGTCGCCAAACCGCATCGCCTGCTCGACCCCGACCACGGGCCGCTCATCGCGGTCCGGTTGAACCTGCTCACCCGCAAGACCCTCGGCGGCCTCGAGACCGACCTGGACTCGCAGGTGATCCGCCCCGACGGCAGCGTCTTCGACGGCCTGTACGCCGCCGGTGAGGTCGCCGGATTCGGTGGCGGCGGCGTCCACGGGTACAACGCGCTCGAGGGCACGTTCCTCGGCGGCTGCATCTTCTCCGGCCGCGCCGCCGGCCGGGCACTGGGACGGAGCCTCCGATGA
- a CDS encoding TetR/AcrR family transcriptional regulator, with translation MPTVSPRRAETRRRLLDAAGTAFAEEGFGRSSVEQVCERAGFTRGAFYSNFTSLDELFLALWEQRSAAMLDAIRTALTDPSGPAPASVEDAVDRVLAAIPVDDAWYRITAEFTAHALRNPALKRVVAAREEAILHTILPIVEDALAATGRRVTDRTALGHALVAIHDGTTVQILLEPGNETVRQARRRLFVTVIDNYSAATDRR, from the coding sequence ATGCCCACCGTCAGCCCGCGTCGCGCCGAGACCCGCCGTCGTCTCCTCGACGCCGCCGGCACGGCGTTCGCCGAGGAAGGCTTCGGACGCTCCAGCGTCGAGCAGGTGTGTGAACGTGCCGGATTCACCCGCGGCGCGTTCTACTCGAACTTCACCTCGCTCGACGAACTCTTCCTCGCCCTGTGGGAGCAGCGGTCGGCCGCCATGCTCGACGCCATCCGCACCGCCCTCACCGATCCGTCCGGTCCGGCCCCCGCCAGTGTCGAGGACGCCGTCGACCGGGTCCTCGCCGCAATCCCCGTCGACGACGCCTGGTACCGGATCACCGCCGAATTCACCGCGCACGCGCTGCGCAACCCCGCACTCAAACGGGTCGTGGCGGCACGCGAGGAGGCGATCCTCCACACGATCCTGCCGATCGTCGAGGACGCCCTCGCCGCCACCGGACGCCGCGTCACCGACCGCACGGCTCTCGGCCACGCACTCGTCGCGATCCACGACGGCACCACCGTCCAGATCCTCCTCGAACCCGGAAACGAGACGGTCCGGCAGGCACGTCGACGCCTGTTCGTCACCGTGATCGACAACTACAGCGCCGCAACGGACAGGAGATAA
- a CDS encoding putative quinol monooxygenase, with protein sequence MSNLHVVATLPAKSGSENTVRTALAALAEASRKEDGCVSYDLYESASAPGTFVVVEVWQDQHALDAHMKSDHMREAAGAFGSHLAAAPGIHPLRPVS encoded by the coding sequence ATGTCGAACCTGCATGTCGTAGCCACCCTGCCGGCCAAGTCCGGTTCCGAGAACACGGTGCGCACCGCTCTCGCCGCCCTCGCCGAGGCCAGCCGCAAGGAGGACGGGTGCGTCTCCTACGACCTGTACGAATCTGCTTCGGCCCCAGGGACGTTCGTCGTCGTCGAGGTGTGGCAGGACCAGCACGCGCTCGACGCCCACATGAAATCGGATCACATGCGCGAGGCCGCCGGTGCGTTCGGATCCCACCTCGCCGCGGCCCCGGGAATCCATCCACTGCGCCCTGTGTCCTGA
- a CDS encoding helix-turn-helix domain-containing protein: MAVQVNFRRMNAAVPETSATPDEPDRLWRDVVGEQIRRIRTDRGERLSDVAERAGVSPQYLSEIERGVKDPSSELLAAVAGALETTVGGLARRAYRIAPVRPIAPRPVDARRTPSGPVCLAA; this comes from the coding sequence ATGGCCGTCCAGGTGAACTTCCGTCGGATGAACGCAGCCGTCCCAGAGACGTCGGCGACCCCAGACGAGCCGGATCGGCTGTGGCGCGACGTCGTCGGCGAGCAGATCAGACGGATTCGTACCGATCGAGGTGAACGACTGTCCGACGTCGCCGAGCGTGCCGGGGTGTCGCCCCAGTACTTGTCGGAAATCGAACGTGGCGTGAAGGATCCGTCGTCCGAGTTGCTGGCCGCTGTCGCCGGAGCGTTGGAGACGACCGTCGGAGGTTTGGCGCGACGCGCCTACCGGATCGCGCCGGTCCGTCCGATCGCCCCGCGTCCCGTCGATGCTCGCCGGACACCGTCGGGACCTGTCTGCCTGGCTGCGTGA
- a CDS encoding ClpP family protease, producing the protein MSTYTIPYVTLSTSSGERTVDIYSRLLAERIVYLGTAVDEGVANAIIAQLLHLESDSPDRSISLYINSPGGAVPAVLAVYDAMQFVQSPIETTCVGEAVGSAALLLAGGTAGRRSILRHGRVVLHPPITEGGRAAIPDLVLEAEETERIRGLQEQILADRTGRAPEQVRLDLERQLVLTPAAAIDYGIVDTVVENRSPV; encoded by the coding sequence ACGTCGTCGGGCGAACGCACCGTCGACATCTACAGCCGACTGCTCGCCGAACGGATCGTCTACCTCGGCACCGCGGTCGACGAGGGTGTCGCGAACGCGATCATCGCGCAACTGCTCCACCTGGAGAGCGACAGCCCCGACCGGTCGATCTCGCTGTACATCAACTCGCCGGGTGGTGCCGTCCCGGCCGTCCTCGCCGTGTACGACGCGATGCAGTTCGTGCAGTCCCCGATCGAGACCACCTGTGTCGGCGAGGCCGTCGGCAGCGCAGCCCTGCTGCTCGCCGGCGGCACCGCGGGCCGACGGTCGATTCTGCGCCACGGGCGCGTCGTGCTCCACCCGCCGATCACCGAGGGCGGCCGCGCCGCCATCCCCGACCTCGTTCTCGAGGCGGAGGAGACCGAACGCATCCGCGGACTGCAGGAGCAGATCCTCGCCGACCGCACCGGCCGTGCCCCCGAACAGGTACGCCTCGATCTGGAACGACAGCTGGTTCTCACACCCGCCGCCGCGATCGACTACGGCATCGTCGACACGGTCGTCGAGAACCGGTCTCCGGTGTGA